The sequence below is a genomic window from Streptomyces sp. NBC_00289.
TACGCGGCCTACGCCGACGGGGACTTCGCGGCGGTCACCGACCGGGGCCGGGAGACGAACTTCGTCGCCTACATAGCCGTAGGTGTCTGGCACCACTACCTATCGACCGGCGACGACACCTTCCTGGACCGGCTGTGGCCGTCCGTCCACGCGGCGATCGAGTTCGTGCTGCGGCTCCAGCGGCCCGGCGGGCAGATCGGCTGGAAGCGCGAGGACGACGGCACGGACACCGCGGACGCCCTGCTGACCGGTTCCTCCTCCATCCACCACGCGCTGCGCTGCGCGCTCGCCATCGCCGAACAGCGCGAAGAGCCGCAACCCGACTGGGAGTTGGCCGCGGGCGCGCTCCGGCACGCGATCCGCAGGCACCCCGAGCGGTTCCTCGACAAGGACCGCTACTCGATGGACTGGTACTACCCGGTGCTCGGCGGCGCGTTGACGGGCGCGGAGGCCAAGTCCCGTATCGAGGAGGGCTGGGACCGCTTCGTCGTACCCGGTTTCGGAGTGCGCTGCGTCATCCCCAACGCGTGGGTGACCGGCGGCGAGTCGGCCGAACTGGCCCTGGCCCTGTGGGCGGTGGGCGAGTCCGACCGGGCTCTGGAGATCCTCCAGGCGATCCAGCACCTGCGCGACGCGGAGAGCGGCCTGTACTGGACGGGATACGTCTTCGACGACGAGGCCCTGTGGCCCGAGGAACTGACCACGTGGACGGCCGGCTCGCTGCTCCTCGCGGTCGCCGCCCTCGGCGGGCACGAGGCGACCTGCACGGTGTTCGGCGGCGACCTGCTGCCGCGGGGCCTGGATCCGGACTGCTGCGGCTGAGCGCCCCGGGGGGAGCGCCCAGCCGCAGTGGGGGGTCTTCGGGCCGCGGCCCTGATCAGTGCCGGTGCATCCGGTTGGCGATGGCGTGGCCCACGAACAGGTAGACCACGGCCGCCAGACCGTAACCCGCCACGACCCGTGCCCAGGCCTCGTCGAAGGTGAACAGGTCACGCGACCAGCCGGCCAGCCAGGCTGCCGCGTCGTGGACGAACTGCACCAGGTCGTTGGCCCGGTTGGCGTCCAGCAGGTACATCAGAATCCACAGTCCGAGGATGACGGCCATGATGTCCGCGACGACCGCGATGACCGTCCCTGCGGAGTTGGAGCCGCTGCGATAAGGGGACATGCCTTTCGGATGGCCCCGAATTCCTGTTTGAAACCGGAAGGGAAACGGGAGGGGTGCCTTCACGGCCCGCCGCCTCGGCAGGATGACCGGCCGGCGGGAGGACACCGTGCGGCGACCATGGAGGCGCCGGCGCTCTTCCGGTGACGCCTGTCCGGCGACGGGCTTCCCGGTGCCGACCGCTCAGGAGTTGAGCTCGGCCAGCACCCGCAGGCTGTGCGGGTCGGGGGACAGGGCGAGCAGGTCGGTCACCGGCCCCTTGCGCCACAACTCCAGCCGCTCCGCGATGCGTTCACGCGGGCCGACGAGCGATATCTCGTCGGCGAACGCGTCCGGCACCGCGAGCACGGCCTCCTCCCGGCGGCCCTCCAGGAACAGCCGCTGCACCCGGCGCGCCTCCTCCTCGTACCCCATGCGCGCCATCAGGTCGGCGTGGAAGTTGCGGGCCGCGTGCCCCATCCCGCCGATGTAGAAGCCGAGCATGGCCTTGACGGGAAGGAGCCCCTCGGCGACGTCGTCGCAGACCTTCACGCGGGCCATCGGGGCGACGAGGAAACCCTCCGGCAGGCTGCCGAGAGACGCGGTGTACACCTCGGGCCGGCTCGGCGACCAGTACAACGGCAGCCAGCCGTCCGCGATCCGGGCCGTCTGGGCGACGTTCTTCGGTCCCTCGGCGCCGAGCAGGATCGGCAGTGTGGCCCGCAGGGGGTGCGTGATCGGCTTCAGCGCCTTGCCGAGACCGGTGCCGTCCTCGCCGCGATACGGGTGGGAGTGGAAACGGCCGTCCAGCGCGACGGGCGCCTCCCGCCGCAGGACCTGCCGTACGACGTCGACGTACTCCCGGGTCGCGGTCAGCGGCGACCTCGGGAACGGCCGGCCGTACCAGCCCTCGACGACCTGCGGCCCCGACAGACCCAGGCCCAGCATCACCCGTCCGCCGGAGAGATGGTCCAGGGTGAGCGCGTGCATCGCCGTCGTGGTCGGCGAGCGGGCCGCCATCTGCGCGACGGCCGTACCCAGCCTGATCCGCGAGGTCCGCGCGGCGATCCAGGTGAGCGGCGTGAAGGCGTCGGAGCCCCATGACTCCGCGGTCCACACGGAGTCGTAGCCGAGTCGCTCCGCCTCCTGCGCCAGCGGCACGTGGTCCGCGGAGGGGCCGCGCCCCCAGTAGCCGAGTGCGAGCCCGAGCCGCATGATGCCTCCAGTGGTCTGACGGTATGTCAGTTACGGGTTGCGGGGCTGCGACTGTACGACAACGGCCCCTCGCCCGGAAGGGAGAGGGGCCGCTGTCGTGGCCGTACGGAGCGGGGGCTGCTTCAGCCGCGCTGGATCCCCGTCGTGTCCTGCAGGACGCCACGACGGCCGTCCTGGGTCTGCGCGACGAGGGCCTGACCGCGCTGCTCGACCGCGAGGTACCAGGTGCCCGGGGCGAGTTCGGCGATCGGCGACGACGAGCCGTCCTCCGCGACCAGCGTGCGAGGCACCGGCACGGCGAACCAGAACGGCGAGAACTCCGGGGCCGGCGGCTGCGGCTGCTGCGGCTGAGCGCCGTAGGCCTGGCCGGCCGGCGGCTGCCCGGCGTACGGCTGTCCCGGCTGACCGGCCTGCCCCGGCTGCGGGGCGCCCGGGTAGCCGTAACCGCCCTGCGGCTGACCGCCGTAGGGCTGCGGGGTCGGGGGCTTGGGGGCCGGGAGGAGGGGGGCCTGGAGGGCGGGGACGAGGGGGGTGGCGACCGCGGCGCCGGCCATGACGAGCGTGGCGATCAGCAGGAGGATCAGGCCGACCCCGGCGTCCAGGGTGTCGCTCGCGCCGTCGAAGTTGTTCGTCGCGCTGGCCGGGTCGAAGATGTTCCCGAGCGCGCTCCACGCCGCGAAGACCGTGAACGCGACGCCGAACTGGCCGATGTCGAGCCCGGCCACCTTCGGCACCTGCGGAAGGCCGCGGGAGACGACGACGAGCGCGCCACCGATGAGGCCCGCGAGAACCACGCCCAGGAGGATCGGACCGCTCGCCCAAGCGCTGGGGAAGTCGAGGCCGTCCGGGACCCCGTCGGCCGAGTAGATGTCGAGGAACGAGGCGATGAGGAGCAAAACCGCTGCTCCGATCACCACGCCGTCGCCTCGAGTGAGGGAGCGGATATTCACTTCAGGTCCTTCGTCAGTCGTCTCGTCGTCGGCATCGCTGGAGGCGTCGCTGTCACCATGTCGCCGTGAGGCCCTCATGTGAAGCGCGGGAGTGGCCCCTTATCGCGGGGACGACACTATCGTCCGCACGATCACGCCGTAAGTCGGGATCAGTGCGTGAACCACTACCCGCGCAGGAAACTCACGATTCCCTCAGAGATGCCCTGCGCCGCCTTCTGCCGCCAGGCACCGCTGGTCAGCAGTGCCGCGTCCTTGCTATCGCGCATGTTGCCGCATTCGATGAACACCTTGGGAACCGTTGACAGATTGAGACCGCCCAGGTCCTTACGCGTGACGAGACCGGTGCCGTCGCCCACGTAGTTGGAGGGCGCGCTCCCGGTGACGCGGACGAAGTTGCCGGCGACGCGCTCGCCGAGGTCGCGGGAGGGGGCGACGATCGAGCGGGTGTCGGCACCGCCCGCGTCCAGCGAGCCGGGAAGGATCACGTGGAAGCCGCGGTTGCCGGTCGCCGACCCGTCCGCGTGCACCGACACGACGGCGTCCGCGTGCGCCTTGTTGCCGATCCGCGCCCGCTCGTCCACGCACGGTCCGTACGTACGGTCGCCGTCCTGCGTCAGCTTCACCGTGGCCCCCTGCCGCTCCAGCAGCGTCCGCATCCGGTGGGCCACGTCCAGTGTGAACCTGGCCTCGGTGTAACCGGAGTTGGTGGAGGTGCCGGTGGTGTCGCACTCCTTCCAGTTGGTGCCGATGTCCACCTTGCGGTTGATCTCGGCCGTGTGCCGGAAGTTGTCGGGGTTGTGCCCCGGGTCGATGACGACGACCATGCCCTTGAGCGGGCCCGAGCCGGCCGGAGCGGAGGACTTCGACGCGCCGGGGGTCGGCTTCGGGGGAGCGGCGGAAGTGGCGGACGGACTCGGCTGCCCGGTGCCGCCGTCGCCCTTGGCGTCGTCGGTGGGGGAGACGGAAGCGCCGGCCGACGTGCTCGACGCTCCGGCCGTGGTGCCGGGATCCCCGCCCGAGCCGCCCACCGCCTCGTACACCACCCACCCGAGCAACGCCCCCGGCACGAGGGCGGCGAGCGCGACGGTCAACGGGCCGCGCCGGGAACGGCGGGGCTGGGGAGGATCGAAGTCCGGGCCTACGTACGACACGTCAGCGACTCTAACCGCGCCCTCGGATCCCCGGCCCCGTTCGCCGCAGTACACGCAGGGAGTCGGTCACCGAGACCTCGGTGAACGCGCCCGACTCCAGGGCCCGGAGGTAGACGCGGTACGGGGCCTGTCCGGTGAACTCGTCCACCGGGTCCGGGAAGACGTCGTGGATGGCGAGCAGGCCGCCGGCGGCCACGTGCGGCGCCCAGCCCTCGTAGTCGGCGGTGGCGTGCTCGTCGGTGTGGCCGCCGTCGATGAACACGAGACCGAGCGGGCCGCCCCAGACCTTCGCCACCTGCGGCGAGCGCCCGACCAGCGCGACCACGTGCTCCTCCAGTCCCGCCGCGTGCAGCGTGCGGCGGAACGTGGGCAGGGTGTCCATCAGGCCGAGTTCGGGGTCGACCGTCTCCGGGTCGTGGTACTCCCAGCCCGGCTGCTGCTCCTCGCTGCCGCGGTGGTGGTCCACGGTGAGCGCGGTGACTCCGGCCTCGCGGGCCGCGTCGGCGAGCAGGATGGTGGAGCGCCCGCAGTACGTGCCCACCTCGAGAAGCGGCAGCCCGAGCGCGCCCGCCTCGACGGCGGCCTCGTACAGCGCGAGCCCTTCACCGACGGGCATGAACCCCTTCGCCGCCTCGAACGCGGCCAGGATCTCCGGCTTGGGTGCCGCGGGCATGGGGGTCCTCTCGGTCGTACGAACGTGTGGGTGCGACGGCGTGGTCAGGTATCCGCGCCCATGCTGCCGCACCCCCGGTCGGCGAGGCGACAGGGGGTGCGGGTGGTGCGAATCCCGGACGGGATCGCGATCCCGAGGCGGCGGGCGCTCTCAGCCCTTCGGCGCGGCGGAGACCGTCGCTCCCGGCAGTGACAGGTCCAGGTCGACCGTCCTGTCGTCGCCCGCGTGGGTGGCCGCCGAGGCGAGCGGGGCGTGGCCGGTGGCCTTGGCGGCCAGGACGTACGGGCCCTGGGCGGGGACGGCGAGGGTGTAGCTGCCGTCCTCGGCGGAGAGTGTCGCGTCCGCCCGGCGTCCGCGGCGGTCGATCAGGGTGACGTTGGCGCGGGCGACCGGGGTGCCGTCGGCGTCCAGGACACGGCCGCGGAAACGGCCGAGCACCTCGGCCGCGCGCTCCAGGGCCGCGTCCTCCTCGCTGCTGGCGCGCAGTTGCGGCTTGGTCGCCGGACGGTTGCGGGGCAGGAAGAGCGCCATCAGCAGGCCGACGGCGACCGCGCCCGTCGCGATCAGGAAGGAGACCCGGAAGCCGTGCATGGTCGGGATCGCGACGCCGTTCACGTGGTTCGCGGTGTTGGCCAGGACCATGCCGATGACGGCACTGGAGACCGACGTACCGATGGAACGCATCAGGGTGTTGAGGCCGTTGGCCGCGCCGGTCTCCGAGGCCGGGACCGCGCCGACGATCAGCGCGGGCAGCGAGGAGTAGGCGAGGCCGATGCCCGCGCCGAGGATCACCGCGATGACCAGGCTCTGCCAGGCGGCGCTCATCAGGCCCAGGCCGGCGCCGTAGCCGATCGCGATGATCAGCATGCCGAGGATCAGGGTGACCTTGGGGCCGTACTTCGCCGACAGCCGGGCGTAGACGGGCGCCGTGACCATCATCGTCAGACCGAGCGGTGCCACCAGCAGGCCCGCGGAGACCATCGACTGGCCGAGACCGTAGCCGGTGGCCTTCGGCAGCTGGAGCAGCTGCGGCAGGACGAGCGAGACGACGTAGAACGAGACGCCGACCATGATCGAGGCGAGGTTGGTGAAGAGCACCGCGGGCCGGGCCGTGGTGCGCAGATCCACCAGCGGGGCCTTGATCCGCAGCTCCATCACACCCCACAGGACGAGGACGACCGCGGCGGCGGCGAACAGTCCGAGCGTGGTGCCGGAGCTCCAGCCCCAGTCGCTGCCCTTGGTGATCGGGAGGAGGAAGAGGACGAGCCCGGCGGAGAGGCCGATCG
It includes:
- a CDS encoding prenyltransferase/squalene oxidase repeat-containing protein, whose translation is MTTPRTEHLVLAGVLTAEQAAATVRGILAVQREDGAIPWFRGHHLDPWDHTEAAMALDAAGEHEAAERAYDWLARHQNPDGSWYAAYADGDFAAVTDRGRETNFVAYIAVGVWHHYLSTGDDTFLDRLWPSVHAAIEFVLRLQRPGGQIGWKREDDGTDTADALLTGSSSIHHALRCALAIAEQREEPQPDWELAAGALRHAIRRHPERFLDKDRYSMDWYYPVLGGALTGAEAKSRIEEGWDRFVVPGFGVRCVIPNAWVTGGESAELALALWAVGESDRALEILQAIQHLRDAESGLYWTGYVFDDEALWPEELTTWTAGSLLLAVAALGGHEATCTVFGGDLLPRGLDPDCCG
- a CDS encoding LLM class F420-dependent oxidoreductase, whose amino-acid sequence is MRLGLALGYWGRGPSADHVPLAQEAERLGYDSVWTAESWGSDAFTPLTWIAARTSRIRLGTAVAQMAARSPTTTAMHALTLDHLSGGRVMLGLGLSGPQVVEGWYGRPFPRSPLTATREYVDVVRQVLRREAPVALDGRFHSHPYRGEDGTGLGKALKPITHPLRATLPILLGAEGPKNVAQTARIADGWLPLYWSPSRPEVYTASLGSLPEGFLVAPMARVKVCDDVAEGLLPVKAMLGFYIGGMGHAARNFHADLMARMGYEEEARRVQRLFLEGRREEAVLAVPDAFADEISLVGPRERIAERLELWRKGPVTDLLALSPDPHSLRVLAELNS
- a CDS encoding N-acetylmuramoyl-L-alanine amidase, encoding MSYVGPDFDPPQPRRSRRGPLTVALAALVPGALLGWVVYEAVGGSGGDPGTTAGASSTSAGASVSPTDDAKGDGGTGQPSPSATSAAPPKPTPGASKSSAPAGSGPLKGMVVVIDPGHNPDNFRHTAEINRKVDIGTNWKECDTTGTSTNSGYTEARFTLDVAHRMRTLLERQGATVKLTQDGDRTYGPCVDERARIGNKAHADAVVSVHADGSATGNRGFHVILPGSLDAGGADTRSIVAPSRDLGERVAGNFVRVTGSAPSNYVGDGTGLVTRKDLGGLNLSTVPKVFIECGNMRDSKDAALLTSGAWRQKAAQGISEGIVSFLRG
- a CDS encoding class I SAM-dependent methyltransferase; this translates as MPAAPKPEILAAFEAAKGFMPVGEGLALYEAAVEAGALGLPLLEVGTYCGRSTILLADAAREAGVTALTVDHHRGSEEQQPGWEYHDPETVDPELGLMDTLPTFRRTLHAAGLEEHVVALVGRSPQVAKVWGGPLGLVFIDGGHTDEHATADYEGWAPHVAAGGLLAIHDVFPDPVDEFTGQAPYRVYLRALESGAFTEVSVTDSLRVLRRTGPGIRGRG
- a CDS encoding MFS transporter, with the translated sequence MTHTPTERPTGRASGTVVPVLAFAGIVVAVMQTLLVPVIKDLPQLLDTSPSNATWVLTSTLLSGAVATPIMGRLGDLYGKRRMLIASLSVMVAGALVSAFTSTLLPMIAGRTLQGFAMGAIPLGIGLMRDMLPREKLGSAMALMSSSIGVGGGLALPLAALIAQHADWHALFYGAAGLGVLSIVLTLLVVPESPARAEGTFDVLGAIGLSAGLVLFLLPITKGSDWGWSSGTTLGLFAAAAVVLVLWGVMELRIKAPLVDLRTTARPAVLFTNLASIMVGVSFYVVSLVLPQLLQLPKATGYGLGQSMVSAGLLVAPLGLTMMVTAPVYARLSAKYGPKVTLILGMLIIAIGYGAGLGLMSAAWQSLVIAVILGAGIGLAYSSLPALIVGAVPASETGAANGLNTLMRSIGTSVSSAVIGMVLANTANHVNGVAIPTMHGFRVSFLIATGAVAVGLLMALFLPRNRPATKPQLRASSEEDAALERAAEVLGRFRGRVLDADGTPVARANVTLIDRRGRRADATLSAEDGSYTLAVPAQGPYVLAAKATGHAPLASAATHAGDDRTVDLDLSLPGATVSAAPKG